The Halictus rubicundus isolate RS-2024b chromosome 3, iyHalRubi1_principal, whole genome shotgun sequence genome includes a region encoding these proteins:
- the Ova gene encoding ovaries absent isoform X1, protein MYTYIRSCYILRVFSTLKLQSNETYARVSIKQNKQRILQGILYPKLEVVANNADSLENMRFLTLEEQEYAVGLPKRPLLQANQTMMTTTDTMEMKENNVFEEGSVVSNLPLLFANGHPTSLEKITLVQLERFVTFMVQCSLGHDTTDVITEPRWWPKEVKFSNPLTRPKRINENWMANLKKLVFRCYTYHRSEYLLRFCSYLARYPHEDLEYVNNWDSTTSLYHKSTGKLLVTFRNENMNYDKRYESPRKKLLSCNGVASCNSNKLKLQQQQHSILMVEPPAEDIYLCDNCDAEFIGLEKMKEHERMCCEQEQTGNNSRSTTPDVLVTEPELKLDQFLEYFRLRSSTANATTTEVHEGASVNNNVAERASRRVRGSINFARCSSIPFSSPAGMLLAKKSKAMTEDTQQERLERIERHLVAPVLSSSCRPKWLESEFDNDRWIVTYKPNKEKVVDDYVHQYQFVNTVKRKPMLSIHSQLLYLACRPVYVLLTQLTQEQINEFNENPLKYKCVDRKLSIEDVEPTPKAVENIAPSVSSKRKAPSDENDSNSMEKDYDEVLSNEASVGNLSLSRVTDCCGENNLTVDQSIKETTFCTNTPNRITVIDLCSSDDEENSITSALSDENRNPLKFIADDDVTKSLLQNLSSTKFHLSTHSTEQTSGWPNGNILNDGSETCTSKYRSTMLNTRTNISPILRPAP, encoded by the exons ATGTACACATACATACGTTCGTGTTATATTTTGCGTGTTTTTTCTACTTTGAAACTTCAGTCCAACGAAACTTACGCCAGAGTCTCGATt aAACAGAACAAGCAACGAATACTGCaaggtatcctgtatcctaaacTCGAAGTAGTTGCAAATAATGCGGATAGCCTTGAAAATATGAGATTCTTAACATTGGAAGAACAGGAGTACGCGGTAGGCTTACCTAAGAGACCGCTACTTCAAGCCAATCAGACCATGATGACCACTACAGACACCATGGAGATGAAAGAGAATAATGTGTTCGAAGAAGGATCCGTAGTATCCAATCTTCCTCTATTGTTCGCTAATGGGCATCCAACTTCACTGGAAAAAATTACATTA GTACAGTTGGAACGTTTTGTAACATTCATGGTTCAGTGTTCGCTAGGACACGACACTACAGATGTGATCACAGAACCACGATGGTGGCCGAAAGAAGTGAAATTTTCGAATCCTTTAACAAGACCTAAAAGAATCAATGAA AACTGGATGGCTAACTTGAAGAAGTTGGTGTTCAGATGTTACACGTACCACAGAAGCGAATATTTATTGCGTTTTTGTTCTTATCTCGCTCGATATCCACACGAAGACTTAGAGTATGTTAACAATTGGGATTCCACCACGAGTCTTTATCACAAAAGTACTGGAAAATTATTAGTCACATTTCGTAATGAGAACATG AACTATGACAAAAGATACGAGAGTCCGCGAAAAAAGTTACTCTCGTGCAACGGTGTTGCTAGTTGCAATTCTAATAAATTAAAGTTGCAACAACAACAGCATTCCATTTTAATGGTGGAACCACCAGCAGAAGACATTTACTTGTGCGACAATTGCGATGCCGAGTTTATAGGCCTCGAAAAGATGAAG gAACATGAGCGTATGTGTTGCGAACAGGAACAAACAGGAAATAATTCGCGTTCGACAACGCCGGATGTGTTGGTTACGGAACCCGAGTTAAAACTAGACCAATTTTTGGAGTATTTTCGGTTACGTTCATCGACAGCGAACGCCACAACGACCGAAGTGCACGAAGGCGCGTCCGTGAATAACAATGTCGCCGAACGAGCCTCACGTCGTGTTCGTGGTTCTATTAACTTTGCAAGGTGCTCGAGTATTCCCTTCTCGTCTCCTGCTGGAATGCTATTAGCAAAGAAGTCGAAAGCTATGACCGAAGATACTCAGCAAGAAAggttggagaggatagagagacACCTTGTTGCTCCTGTTTTGAGCAGTTCGTGTAGACCGAAATGGTTGGAGTCGGAGTTCGATAACGACAGATGGATTGTAACGTATAAACCGAACAAAGAAAAAGTTGTAGACGACTACGTGCACCAATATCAATTTGTAAATACTGTTAAGAGAAAGCCAA TGTTAAGTATACATTCGCAATTGTTATACCTTGCTTGTCGACCTGTATATGTTCTTCTGACACAGCTGACACAAGAACAAATAAATGAATTCAATGAAAATCCGTTGAAATATAAATGTGTTGACCGAAAGTTGTCGATCGAAGACGTAGAACCGACGCCAAAAGCGGTAGAAAATATTGCGCCGAGCGTATCCTCGAAACGCAAAGCACCAAGCGACGAAAATGATTCGAATtcgatggagaaagattatgacGAGGTCCTTAGTAACGAGGCAAGTGTAGGAAATTTATCTCTTTCCAGAGTCACAGACTGCTGTGGCGAAAACAACCTAACTGTAGATCAATCAATAAAAGAAACAACTTTCTGCACAAATACACCGAACAGGATTACAGTGATCGACCTTTGTTCATCGGACGACGAAGAAAATTCAATAACATCTGCACTCTCAGATGAAAATAGGAACCCGTTGAAGTTCATCGCCGATGATGATGTGACAAAATCTTTGTTACAGAACCTTTCATCGACGAAGTTTCATTTATCGACTCATTCGACAGAACAGACAAGCGGATGGCCGAATGGTAACATTTTGAACGATGGTAGCGAGACTTGTACAAGCAAATACCGTAGTACAATGTTGAATACGCGTACGAACATTTCCCCAATACTTAGACCGGCACCATAG
- the Ova gene encoding ovaries absent isoform X2 gives MRFLTLEEQEYAVGLPKRPLLQANQTMMTTTDTMEMKENNVFEEGSVVSNLPLLFANGHPTSLEKITLVQLERFVTFMVQCSLGHDTTDVITEPRWWPKEVKFSNPLTRPKRINENWMANLKKLVFRCYTYHRSEYLLRFCSYLARYPHEDLEYVNNWDSTTSLYHKSTGKLLVTFRNENMNYDKRYESPRKKLLSCNGVASCNSNKLKLQQQQHSILMVEPPAEDIYLCDNCDAEFIGLEKMKEHERMCCEQEQTGNNSRSTTPDVLVTEPELKLDQFLEYFRLRSSTANATTTEVHEGASVNNNVAERASRRVRGSINFARCSSIPFSSPAGMLLAKKSKAMTEDTQQERLERIERHLVAPVLSSSCRPKWLESEFDNDRWIVTYKPNKEKVVDDYVHQYQFVNTVKRKPMLSIHSQLLYLACRPVYVLLTQLTQEQINEFNENPLKYKCVDRKLSIEDVEPTPKAVENIAPSVSSKRKAPSDENDSNSMEKDYDEVLSNEASVGNLSLSRVTDCCGENNLTVDQSIKETTFCTNTPNRITVIDLCSSDDEENSITSALSDENRNPLKFIADDDVTKSLLQNLSSTKFHLSTHSTEQTSGWPNGNILNDGSETCTSKYRSTMLNTRTNISPILRPAP, from the exons ATGAGATTCTTAACATTGGAAGAACAGGAGTACGCGGTAGGCTTACCTAAGAGACCGCTACTTCAAGCCAATCAGACCATGATGACCACTACAGACACCATGGAGATGAAAGAGAATAATGTGTTCGAAGAAGGATCCGTAGTATCCAATCTTCCTCTATTGTTCGCTAATGGGCATCCAACTTCACTGGAAAAAATTACATTA GTACAGTTGGAACGTTTTGTAACATTCATGGTTCAGTGTTCGCTAGGACACGACACTACAGATGTGATCACAGAACCACGATGGTGGCCGAAAGAAGTGAAATTTTCGAATCCTTTAACAAGACCTAAAAGAATCAATGAA AACTGGATGGCTAACTTGAAGAAGTTGGTGTTCAGATGTTACACGTACCACAGAAGCGAATATTTATTGCGTTTTTGTTCTTATCTCGCTCGATATCCACACGAAGACTTAGAGTATGTTAACAATTGGGATTCCACCACGAGTCTTTATCACAAAAGTACTGGAAAATTATTAGTCACATTTCGTAATGAGAACATG AACTATGACAAAAGATACGAGAGTCCGCGAAAAAAGTTACTCTCGTGCAACGGTGTTGCTAGTTGCAATTCTAATAAATTAAAGTTGCAACAACAACAGCATTCCATTTTAATGGTGGAACCACCAGCAGAAGACATTTACTTGTGCGACAATTGCGATGCCGAGTTTATAGGCCTCGAAAAGATGAAG gAACATGAGCGTATGTGTTGCGAACAGGAACAAACAGGAAATAATTCGCGTTCGACAACGCCGGATGTGTTGGTTACGGAACCCGAGTTAAAACTAGACCAATTTTTGGAGTATTTTCGGTTACGTTCATCGACAGCGAACGCCACAACGACCGAAGTGCACGAAGGCGCGTCCGTGAATAACAATGTCGCCGAACGAGCCTCACGTCGTGTTCGTGGTTCTATTAACTTTGCAAGGTGCTCGAGTATTCCCTTCTCGTCTCCTGCTGGAATGCTATTAGCAAAGAAGTCGAAAGCTATGACCGAAGATACTCAGCAAGAAAggttggagaggatagagagacACCTTGTTGCTCCTGTTTTGAGCAGTTCGTGTAGACCGAAATGGTTGGAGTCGGAGTTCGATAACGACAGATGGATTGTAACGTATAAACCGAACAAAGAAAAAGTTGTAGACGACTACGTGCACCAATATCAATTTGTAAATACTGTTAAGAGAAAGCCAA TGTTAAGTATACATTCGCAATTGTTATACCTTGCTTGTCGACCTGTATATGTTCTTCTGACACAGCTGACACAAGAACAAATAAATGAATTCAATGAAAATCCGTTGAAATATAAATGTGTTGACCGAAAGTTGTCGATCGAAGACGTAGAACCGACGCCAAAAGCGGTAGAAAATATTGCGCCGAGCGTATCCTCGAAACGCAAAGCACCAAGCGACGAAAATGATTCGAATtcgatggagaaagattatgacGAGGTCCTTAGTAACGAGGCAAGTGTAGGAAATTTATCTCTTTCCAGAGTCACAGACTGCTGTGGCGAAAACAACCTAACTGTAGATCAATCAATAAAAGAAACAACTTTCTGCACAAATACACCGAACAGGATTACAGTGATCGACCTTTGTTCATCGGACGACGAAGAAAATTCAATAACATCTGCACTCTCAGATGAAAATAGGAACCCGTTGAAGTTCATCGCCGATGATGATGTGACAAAATCTTTGTTACAGAACCTTTCATCGACGAAGTTTCATTTATCGACTCATTCGACAGAACAGACAAGCGGATGGCCGAATGGTAACATTTTGAACGATGGTAGCGAGACTTGTACAAGCAAATACCGTAGTACAATGTTGAATACGCGTACGAACATTTCCCCAATACTTAGACCGGCACCATAG
- the Ova gene encoding ovaries absent isoform X3, translating to MRFLTLEEQEYAVGLPKRPLLQANQTMMTTTDTMEMKENNVFEEGSVVSNLPLLFANGHPTSLEKITLVQLERFVTFMVQCSLGHDTTDVITEPRWWPKEVKFSNPLTRPKRINENWMANLKKLVFRCYTYHRSEYLLRFCSYLARYPHEDLEYVNNWDSTTSLYHKSTGKLLVTFRNENMNYDKRYESPRKKLLSCNGVASCNSNKLKLQQQQHSILMVEPPAEDIYLCDNCDAEFIGLEKMKEHERMCCEQEQTGNNSRSTTPDVLVTEPELKLDQFLEYFRLRSSTANATTTEVHEGASVNNNVAERASRRVRGSINFARCSSIPFSSPAGMLLAKKSKAMTEDTQQERLERIERHLVAPVLSSSCRPKWLESEFDNDRWIVTYKPNKEKVVDDYVHQYQFVNTVKRKPMLSIHSQLLYLACRPVYVLLTQLTQEQINEFNENPLKYKCVDRKLSIEDVEPTPKAVENIAPSVSSKRKAPSDENDSNSMEKDYDEVLSNEDYSDRPLFIGRRRKFNNICTLR from the exons ATGAGATTCTTAACATTGGAAGAACAGGAGTACGCGGTAGGCTTACCTAAGAGACCGCTACTTCAAGCCAATCAGACCATGATGACCACTACAGACACCATGGAGATGAAAGAGAATAATGTGTTCGAAGAAGGATCCGTAGTATCCAATCTTCCTCTATTGTTCGCTAATGGGCATCCAACTTCACTGGAAAAAATTACATTA GTACAGTTGGAACGTTTTGTAACATTCATGGTTCAGTGTTCGCTAGGACACGACACTACAGATGTGATCACAGAACCACGATGGTGGCCGAAAGAAGTGAAATTTTCGAATCCTTTAACAAGACCTAAAAGAATCAATGAA AACTGGATGGCTAACTTGAAGAAGTTGGTGTTCAGATGTTACACGTACCACAGAAGCGAATATTTATTGCGTTTTTGTTCTTATCTCGCTCGATATCCACACGAAGACTTAGAGTATGTTAACAATTGGGATTCCACCACGAGTCTTTATCACAAAAGTACTGGAAAATTATTAGTCACATTTCGTAATGAGAACATG AACTATGACAAAAGATACGAGAGTCCGCGAAAAAAGTTACTCTCGTGCAACGGTGTTGCTAGTTGCAATTCTAATAAATTAAAGTTGCAACAACAACAGCATTCCATTTTAATGGTGGAACCACCAGCAGAAGACATTTACTTGTGCGACAATTGCGATGCCGAGTTTATAGGCCTCGAAAAGATGAAG gAACATGAGCGTATGTGTTGCGAACAGGAACAAACAGGAAATAATTCGCGTTCGACAACGCCGGATGTGTTGGTTACGGAACCCGAGTTAAAACTAGACCAATTTTTGGAGTATTTTCGGTTACGTTCATCGACAGCGAACGCCACAACGACCGAAGTGCACGAAGGCGCGTCCGTGAATAACAATGTCGCCGAACGAGCCTCACGTCGTGTTCGTGGTTCTATTAACTTTGCAAGGTGCTCGAGTATTCCCTTCTCGTCTCCTGCTGGAATGCTATTAGCAAAGAAGTCGAAAGCTATGACCGAAGATACTCAGCAAGAAAggttggagaggatagagagacACCTTGTTGCTCCTGTTTTGAGCAGTTCGTGTAGACCGAAATGGTTGGAGTCGGAGTTCGATAACGACAGATGGATTGTAACGTATAAACCGAACAAAGAAAAAGTTGTAGACGACTACGTGCACCAATATCAATTTGTAAATACTGTTAAGAGAAAGCCAA TGTTAAGTATACATTCGCAATTGTTATACCTTGCTTGTCGACCTGTATATGTTCTTCTGACACAGCTGACACAAGAACAAATAAATGAATTCAATGAAAATCCGTTGAAATATAAATGTGTTGACCGAAAGTTGTCGATCGAAGACGTAGAACCGACGCCAAAAGCGGTAGAAAATATTGCGCCGAGCGTATCCTCGAAACGCAAAGCACCAAGCGACGAAAATGATTCGAATtcgatggagaaagattatgacGAGGTCCTTAGTAACGAG GATTACAGTGATCGACCTTTGTTCATCGGACGACGAAGAAAATTCAATAACATCTGCACTCTCAGATGA
- the Pig-t gene encoding phosphatidylinositol glycan anchor biosynthesis class T: MSHLNVLLLFSTLFCVIKIVFSYDDFFDEELMLKPLSSNHVYAYFQFTTVWEAPKETKTLQHSHLFPRGLGEIISRHGVDELHLTLTKGLWNYQKWGYPYHDAGPGAEITTWFNNDVVNVDNEWKGLTNALAGLFCASLNFVNPSNSMSPEFTFRPSGIIENNSINSSHLRYSSLPREIVCTENLTPFKKLLPCDSKKGLATLLNSAYIHNTNYHSIGVHFRVKCSNASCTKTSLELRLTVSLVYDTMVDTSQDWSILKFFGMGIKGACPLATMSNIYVDITNNNTNQVYRLTPPPRAKFTLRGGQRNEIAIYNVRSHTAKEIFNIAVTHNTRPKVSLNYPSILFANRYIIGYGQERGSLVTKLYNNYWQPLDVVLLENIPWYLLVYFHSVTITCEGRRIVPLAQRYLPGKERKSPYYLEMVLRLPPRSVTKFSIEMDYSFLKWQEYPPDANHGFYMGSAVITALLPIARNYSALPRDGSTITSSFNASRDGYLVQLRTESLLISLPTPDFSMPYNVICLACTAVALAFGPLHNISTKTLVLKKVKMNWKEKMFASLMEKIVKLKKKKQE; this comes from the exons ATGTCACATTTAAACGTACTGCTATTATTTTCTACACTTTTTTGTGTTATCAAAATCGTGTTCTCCTACGATGATTTCTTTGACGAAGAGTTAATGTTGAAACCATTGTCGAGTAATCATGTTTACGCGTACTTTCAATTTACTACTGTGTGGGAAGCGCCGAAAGAAACGAAGACGC TACAACATTCCCATTTATTTCCAAGAGGACTTGGAGAAATTATAAGTCGTCATGGTGTAGACGAATTGCACCTTACTTTAACCAAAGGATTATGGAATTACCAAAAATGGGGATACCCCTATCACGACGCGGGTCCTGGTGCAGAAATCACCACATGGTTTAACAACGATGTTGTCAA TGTCGATAATGAATGGAAAGGTTTGACAAATGCTTTGGCTGGACTATTTTGTGCCTCGTTGAATTTTGTTAATCCCTCCAACAGTATGTCTCCGGAATTCACATTCCGACCTAGCGGTATTATAGAAAACAATAGTATCAACTCTAGTCATTTACGTTATTCATCCCTGCCGAGGGAAATAGTTTGTACAGAGAATTTAACGCCATTCAAAAAATTATTGCCATGCGACTCCAAG AAAGGTCTAGCAACATTGTTAAATTCAGCATACATTCATAACACAAATTATCATTCCATCGGTGTTCACTTCCGTGTAAAATGCTCCAACGCAAGCTGTACGAAAACATCGTTAGAATTACGACTGACCGTTTCGCTAGTATATGACACCATGGTAGACACATCCCAG GACTGGTCGATTCTAAAATTCTTTGGAATGGGTATCAAAGGGGCATGTCCACTCGCGACGATGAGCAATATATACGTAGACATAACTAATAACAATACAAACCAGGTTTATCGATTAACACCGCCTCCACGCGCTAAATTTACTCTTCGTGGAGGTCAACGTAACGAGATAGCCATTTACAATGTTAGATCGCATACAgcaaaagaaatatttaatatcgCAGTTACTCATAACACTCGCCCCAAAGTTAGCTTAAACTATCCATCGATTTTGTTTGCAAACAGATACATTATCG GCTACGGACAGGAAAGGGGCAGTCTGGTAACTAAACTTTATAACAATTACTGGCAACCACTCGACGTGGTACTGTTAGAAAATATTCCATGGTACTTGCTAGTATATTTCCATTCTGTTACAATAACGTGCGAGGGACGACGTATAGTTCCAT TGGCTCAACGCTATCTGCctggaaaagaaaggaaaagtcCATACTATCTTGAAATGGTGTTGCGCTTACCGCCACGATCGGTGACCAAGTTCTCCATAGAAATGGATTATTCGTTTCTAAAATGGCAAGAATATCCACCGGATGCCAATCACGGATTTTATATGGGCTCAGCCGTGATTACCGCGTTGCTTCCGATAGCAAGAAATTACAGTGCGCTGCCGCGCGATGGAAGTACTATAACATCCAG CTTCAACGCTTCGAGAGACGGATACTTGGTACAATTGAGGACAGAATCGTTGCTTATCAGTCTACCCACGCCTGATTTTAGTATGCCGTACAACGTAATCTGCTTGGCATGTACAGCCGTCGCTCTCGCATTCGGTCCGCTTCACAATATTTCGACAAAAACGTTAGTGTTGAAGAAGGTAAAGATGAATTGGAAGGAGAAAATGTTCGCATCATTGATGGAAAAGATTGTCAaactaaagaagaaaaaacaagaATAA
- the Borcs6 gene encoding BLOC-1 related complex subunit 6 isoform X1 translates to MDPEESEPHAKPGIMRSEKSTVIDYDEDRLHEMTASYSEISFDSQSSPPMSELRSLIDSPDIDGTRFLEDSLEKMNVAGGRPDQLNLRNRDDNSPVDDEELDPPSYHKAIGYLQLEGTVMQDGDMVLFVAEDLENKIKLSSPVTKKGETPSFPGSRSSTPCLYRQALTPQLPLLDHNILNELEMEARKVATSVDALTENLAAILHSASALTVGCLETYRDAVCKTCDAIDHNIKSMYQLMAKCEELSKSMGPVYKLAEQVKEMKRMLELFENAMNL, encoded by the exons ATGGACCCGGAGGAGAGTGAACCTCATGCGAAGCCGGGAATAATGCGCAGTGAAAAGAGCACTGTTATCGACTACGATGAAGATAGA CTGCACGAGATGACAGCGTCATACTCCGAAATATCGTTCGATTCGCAATCGTCGCCGCCGATGTCCGAATTAAGATCGCTGATCGATTCGCCGGACATTGACGGTACGAGATTCTTGGAGGACAGTTTGGAAAAGATGAACGTGGCCGGCGGTCGTCCCGATCAGCTGAACTTAAGGAACAGAGATGACAATAGTCCCGTCGACGATGAGGAATTGGATCCTCCGAGCTATCACAAAGCCATCGGGTATTTGCAACTGGAAGGGACCGTGATGCAAGACGGGGACATGGTGTTGTTCGTCGCTGAagatttagaaaataaaattaaactgTCGAGTCCGGTGACGAAGAAGGGGGAAACCCCGTCGTTTCCAGGTTCCCGTAGCTCCACTCCCTGTTTGTACAGGCAGGCACTGACCCCTCAACTACCTCTTCTCGATCACAATATTTTAAACGAGCTGGAAATGGAAGCGAGGAAGGTCGCGACTTCGGTCGACGCGTTGACGGAGAACTTGGCCGCGATTCTGCACAGT GCTTCTGCGTTGACGGTCGGATGCTTAGAAACGTACAGAGACGCGGTTTGCAAAACGTGCGACGCGATAGATCACAATATCAAGTCGATGTACCAATTAATGGCAAAGTGCGAGGAGCTATCCAAGTCGATGGGACCAGTGTACAAATTAGCTGAGCAAGT CAAGGAGATGAAGAGGATGCTGGAGCTGTTCGAGAACGCTATGAATCTATGA
- the Borcs6 gene encoding BLOC-1 related complex subunit 6 isoform X2, with translation MTASYSEISFDSQSSPPMSELRSLIDSPDIDGTRFLEDSLEKMNVAGGRPDQLNLRNRDDNSPVDDEELDPPSYHKAIGYLQLEGTVMQDGDMVLFVAEDLENKIKLSSPVTKKGETPSFPGSRSSTPCLYRQALTPQLPLLDHNILNELEMEARKVATSVDALTENLAAILHSASALTVGCLETYRDAVCKTCDAIDHNIKSMYQLMAKCEELSKSMGPVYKLAEQVKEMKRMLELFENAMNL, from the exons ATGACAGCGTCATACTCCGAAATATCGTTCGATTCGCAATCGTCGCCGCCGATGTCCGAATTAAGATCGCTGATCGATTCGCCGGACATTGACGGTACGAGATTCTTGGAGGACAGTTTGGAAAAGATGAACGTGGCCGGCGGTCGTCCCGATCAGCTGAACTTAAGGAACAGAGATGACAATAGTCCCGTCGACGATGAGGAATTGGATCCTCCGAGCTATCACAAAGCCATCGGGTATTTGCAACTGGAAGGGACCGTGATGCAAGACGGGGACATGGTGTTGTTCGTCGCTGAagatttagaaaataaaattaaactgTCGAGTCCGGTGACGAAGAAGGGGGAAACCCCGTCGTTTCCAGGTTCCCGTAGCTCCACTCCCTGTTTGTACAGGCAGGCACTGACCCCTCAACTACCTCTTCTCGATCACAATATTTTAAACGAGCTGGAAATGGAAGCGAGGAAGGTCGCGACTTCGGTCGACGCGTTGACGGAGAACTTGGCCGCGATTCTGCACAGT GCTTCTGCGTTGACGGTCGGATGCTTAGAAACGTACAGAGACGCGGTTTGCAAAACGTGCGACGCGATAGATCACAATATCAAGTCGATGTACCAATTAATGGCAAAGTGCGAGGAGCTATCCAAGTCGATGGGACCAGTGTACAAATTAGCTGAGCAAGT CAAGGAGATGAAGAGGATGCTGGAGCTGTTCGAGAACGCTATGAATCTATGA